One segment of Fimbriiglobus ruber DNA contains the following:
- a CDS encoding IS110 family transposase, protein MGTTTTTTFVGIDVSKKTLDACLLTPDGKARDHAFANDPDGHAALVAWVDGHASGADVHYGMESTGGYEDALATHLHAAARRVSVINPVRVKYAGVVRGRGNKTDKADARLIAGYVRDHRPPAWVPPTPAVRELQALVRRRDDVRALAAQEKTRLDSPLLTPAARKSVARVIKLLGKEADAMQAAADALIAATPEMAADRVLLASIPGVGDQTASTVLAELPPVAHIPSAQAAAAYAGLAPREHRSGTSVRTRTRLSKTGNARLRKALYLPTLTAIRFNPLLKRFYDRLVAAGKAKMQAVGACMRKLVMICYGVLKNRAPFDPAWSMVRPPVGGAPDHPPTGG, encoded by the coding sequence ATGGGCACCACCACCACGACCACGTTCGTCGGCATCGACGTCAGCAAGAAGACCCTCGACGCGTGCCTCCTGACCCCGGACGGGAAGGCCCGCGACCACGCCTTCGCGAACGACCCGGACGGGCACGCGGCCCTGGTCGCGTGGGTCGACGGGCACGCGAGCGGGGCCGACGTCCACTACGGGATGGAGTCGACCGGCGGGTACGAGGATGCTCTCGCCACCCACCTGCACGCAGCCGCCCGGCGGGTCAGTGTGATCAACCCGGTCCGGGTCAAGTACGCCGGGGTCGTCCGCGGGCGGGGGAACAAGACGGACAAGGCCGACGCCCGCCTGATCGCCGGGTACGTCCGCGATCACCGCCCCCCGGCCTGGGTCCCGCCGACCCCCGCGGTCCGCGAACTCCAGGCCCTGGTCCGCCGCCGGGACGACGTCCGGGCCCTAGCCGCGCAAGAAAAAACGCGGCTCGATAGCCCGCTCCTGACCCCGGCCGCCCGCAAGTCCGTGGCCCGCGTCATCAAGCTCCTGGGCAAGGAGGCCGACGCCATGCAGGCCGCCGCCGACGCTCTCATCGCGGCCACCCCGGAGATGGCCGCCGACCGGGTTCTGCTGGCGTCCATCCCCGGAGTCGGGGACCAGACCGCGTCGACCGTCCTGGCCGAACTCCCGCCCGTCGCCCACATCCCGTCGGCCCAGGCGGCGGCCGCGTACGCCGGGTTGGCCCCCCGGGAGCACCGGAGCGGGACCAGTGTCCGCACCCGCACCCGCCTGTCCAAGACCGGGAACGCCCGGCTCCGGAAGGCCCTGTACCTGCCGACCCTAACGGCGATCCGGTTCAACCCCCTGTTGAAACGGTTCTATGATCGCCTGGTGGCCGCCGGGAAGGCCAAGATGCAAGCCGTCGGGGCGTGCATGCGGAAGTTGGTCATGATCTGCTACGGGGTCCTCAAGAACCGGGCTCCGTTCGACCCGGCGTGGAGCATGGTTCGGCCGCCGGTCGGGGGTGCGCCCGACCATCCCCCGACCGGCGGATGA
- a CDS encoding CbrC family protein, with translation MGSLFRYIADDIAARAESGDCPGCQRSAPLFPIEAAIDDDEWSVGVDCPEEICSDCIRRLPLRKFAPRTGEKVVQELINTHHPKGTLSGEQRVNRLVSICDEYRRTPAYPLFLQNEDWPWCCGDFCEYLGVPNSYEESIRIGSEMKLWRGDYKQLYGDMTLEPESLNEVCLFRCLKCGKEVFTWQMT, from the coding sequence ATGGGATCTTTGTTTCGCTATATCGCCGACGACATCGCAGCCCGAGCCGAAAGCGGTGACTGCCCTGGTTGTCAGCGAAGTGCCCCACTTTTCCCGATAGAAGCGGCAATTGACGACGACGAATGGAGCGTGGGGGTCGATTGCCCAGAGGAAATCTGTTCCGACTGTATCCGTCGCCTGCCACTTCGCAAGTTCGCTCCCAGGACAGGCGAGAAGGTCGTACAGGAACTCATTAACACTCACCACCCCAAGGGAACGCTTAGCGGTGAACAACGCGTCAACAGGCTCGTTTCAATTTGCGATGAATACCGTCGCACGCCAGCGTACCCGCTATTTCTTCAAAACGAGGACTGGCCCTGGTGCTGTGGAGATTTCTGCGAGTATCTCGGCGTACCGAATAGCTACGAGGAATCGATCCGCATCGGAAGCGAGATGAAGTTGTGGCGCGGCGATTACAAACAGTTGTACGGCGACATGACGTTGGAGCCAGAATCACTGAATGAGGTTTGCCTCTTTCGTTGTCTGAAGTGCGGCAAAGAGGTGTTTACTTGGCAAATGACGTAG
- a CDS encoding Imm51 family immunity protein has translation MAKKNEFAPCQLIDNEDGTYSLIFTDFDGSAAVFEEMDQEGGGYGWHGVVDALVRMKAPKLKKRLDYDPEAGMFVALSKDKEALGQVAELIRNAVNDPKLLKEAIKKADPELMD, from the coding sequence ATGGCCAAGAAAAACGAATTTGCACCCTGCCAACTCATCGACAACGAGGACGGCACCTACAGCCTGATCTTCACCGACTTCGACGGGTCGGCGGCGGTTTTTGAGGAAATGGACCAAGAAGGCGGCGGCTATGGTTGGCATGGTGTCGTCGATGCCCTTGTTCGGATGAAGGCGCCGAAGCTAAAGAAGAGGTTGGATTACGACCCAGAAGCGGGCATGTTTGTCGCTCTCAGCAAGGACAAAGAAGCTCTCGGGCAGGTGGCGGAACTGATTCGAAATGCCGTCAATGACCCAAAACTCTTGAAAGAAGCGATCAAGAAAGCGGACCCGGAACTGATGGATTGA